A stretch of Hydrogenothermus marinus DNA encodes these proteins:
- the polX gene encoding DNA polymerase/3'-5' exonuclease PolX, which produces MYNINKDLANIFYKMAAIYEFLDDNFRARAYQRAAHVIEDLPDDIRNYIQGGKIQRFRGIGESIYAKIKEYIETGKISKYEELKKKVPEDFIELIDLPGIGPKSLKKIYEELGIKTKEELIKALEDGRVEKLEGFGPKKVQNMLKALKMYEISKRRMLLWHALELSDYLVSQLKKLKEVKKVEVAGSIRRRKITIGDIDILVVAEDKDRKKIMDYFVKLPEVKEVLGKGLKKTSVIIKTSNGRERQVDLRIFKNEEWGAALQYFTGSKQHNVHLREIAKEKGLKINEYGVFKVDTGEKIAGETEEGVYKSVGMDFIPPELREDRGEIEAALEHRLPKLVELKDIKGDMHIHSTWSDGFNSIEDIAKFVKEHYKYEYIVITDHSKSQRVAHGLDEKRILEEIEEIKKLNQLLGFDFIKIGSEVDILLDGSLDFPDEILAKLDWVVASIHSHFNRDNTDRILKAMENPYVNVIGHPTGRLIGVREGYPVDLEAVIKKAKETGTALEINSQPLRMDIDDIWVKKAVEEGVKLVISTDSHNLGSFEYMKAGVAIARRGWATKKDILNTRSWKEVQKFINEKRKRMGGILIGA; this is translated from the coding sequence ATGTATAACATAAACAAAGACCTTGCAAATATATTTTACAAAATGGCAGCAATTTATGAGTTTTTAGATGATAATTTTAGAGCAAGAGCCTATCAAAGAGCGGCACATGTAATAGAGGATTTGCCAGATGATATTAGAAACTATATTCAAGGTGGTAAAATACAAAGATTTAGAGGAATTGGTGAAAGTATATACGCAAAAATAAAAGAGTATATAGAAACAGGAAAAATTTCTAAATATGAAGAACTAAAGAAAAAGGTTCCAGAAGACTTTATTGAGCTTATAGATCTTCCGGGAATAGGTCCAAAATCTTTAAAAAAGATATACGAAGAACTTGGAATTAAAACAAAAGAAGAGCTTATAAAAGCTTTAGAAGATGGAAGAGTAGAAAAATTAGAAGGATTTGGCCCTAAAAAAGTACAAAATATGTTAAAAGCATTAAAAATGTATGAAATATCAAAAAGAAGAATGCTTTTATGGCATGCTTTAGAGTTATCTGATTATTTAGTTTCACAGCTAAAAAAATTAAAAGAAGTAAAAAAAGTAGAAGTGGCAGGAAGTATTAGAAGAAGAAAAATAACAATAGGAGATATTGATATTCTTGTAGTTGCAGAAGATAAAGATAGAAAAAAAATAATGGACTACTTTGTAAAACTTCCTGAGGTTAAGGAAGTACTTGGAAAAGGTCTGAAAAAAACAAGCGTAATTATAAAGACATCAAATGGTAGAGAAAGACAGGTTGATCTTCGTATTTTTAAAAATGAAGAATGGGGAGCCGCACTTCAATATTTCACAGGTTCAAAACAGCATAATGTTCATCTTAGAGAGATAGCAAAAGAAAAAGGATTAAAAATTAATGAGTATGGAGTTTTTAAAGTAGATACCGGAGAAAAAATTGCAGGAGAAACAGAAGAAGGTGTTTATAAATCTGTAGGTATGGATTTTATTCCACCAGAACTTAGAGAAGATAGGGGGGAAATAGAAGCAGCTTTAGAACATAGACTACCTAAGCTTGTAGAGTTAAAAGATATAAAAGGAGATATGCATATTCACTCAACATGGTCTGATGGATTTAACAGTATTGAAGATATAGCAAAATTTGTAAAAGAACATTATAAATATGAATATATAGTTATTACAGATCATTCTAAATCTCAAAGAGTAGCCCATGGATTAGATGAAAAAAGAATTTTAGAAGAAATTGAAGAAATAAAAAAATTAAATCAGCTTTTAGGATTTGATTTTATAAAGATAGGTAGTGAAGTAGATATACTTCTTGATGGTAGTTTAGACTTTCCAGATGAGATTTTAGCTAAATTAGACTGGGTAGTTGCTTCTATCCATTCTCATTTTAATAGAGATAATACAGATAGAATCTTAAAAGCTATGGAAAATCCTTATGTAAATGTGATAGGTCATCCAACAGGTAGATTAATAGGAGTTAGAGAAGGATATCCAGTAGATTTAGAAGCAGTAATAAAAAAAGCAAAAGAAACAGGAACTGCCTTAGAAATAAATTCACAACCACTTAGAATGGATATAGATGATATATGGGTTAAAAAAGCAGTAGAAGAAGGAGTAAAACTTGTAATATCAACAGATAGTCATAATTTAGGAAGTTTTGAATATATGAAAGCAGGAGTTGCTATAGCAAGAAGAGGGTGGGCTACTAAAAAAGATATTTTAAATACTAGAAGTTGGAAAGAAGTACAAAAATTTATAAATGAAAAAAGAAAAAGAATGGGAGGAATTTTAATTGGAGCTTAA
- a CDS encoding cation:proton antiporter: MNNVEAILILIVVIGAFFMPIISRRLNLPSPVAEIIFGLFMGLGFKDIIHQTDILNFLGELGFIILMYLAGLEIKFETLKKLPTKEILLYISVIILVILISFLVIYTLNLAYIYLLVLMIIAVGLLFPVLKDAELTSSNLGQSVLIIASIGEVVSLVAISLFFLIAEFGFSEQTLFRLFEISLFFLAVYYLLKIFKLIIWWYPEKFVFLFENDDITETAVRYNFVNMFIFVSLAALLGLEPIIGAFFGGLLLGIIVKEKEKIIEKLSAFGYGFLIPIFFIDVGLKFNLLELLKLDIIYNAFILSILMLVVRFMASIILYFSKFSFKEILIIPFALSMPLTLLVAVATLGYETHLINQKEASSILLTAIISGLIFPWIFKNLVKRLNFIQK, encoded by the coding sequence ATGAATAATGTTGAAGCAATTTTAATTCTTATAGTTGTTATTGGTGCTTTCTTTATGCCAATAATAAGCAGAAGATTAAATCTTCCTTCTCCAGTAGCTGAAATAATATTTGGACTTTTTATGGGATTAGGTTTTAAGGATATTATTCATCAAACTGATATTTTAAATTTTTTAGGAGAACTTGGATTTATTATATTAATGTATTTAGCAGGTTTAGAAATTAAATTTGAAACTTTAAAAAAATTACCAACAAAAGAAATTCTACTATACATTTCTGTAATTATTTTAGTTATCTTAATATCATTTTTAGTAATTTATACTCTTAATTTAGCTTATATTTACTTGTTAGTTTTAATGATAATAGCTGTTGGGCTTCTATTTCCTGTACTAAAAGATGCTGAACTTACCTCTTCAAATTTAGGTCAATCAGTTCTTATAATAGCAAGTATTGGAGAAGTAGTTAGTTTAGTAGCTATTTCTTTATTTTTTCTTATTGCAGAGTTTGGTTTTTCTGAGCAAACATTATTTAGGCTTTTTGAAATATCTTTATTTTTCTTAGCTGTTTATTATCTTTTAAAAATTTTTAAGCTTATAATATGGTGGTATCCTGAAAAATTTGTATTTTTATTTGAGAATGATGATATTACAGAAACTGCAGTAAGATATAATTTTGTAAATATGTTTATCTTTGTATCCCTTGCTGCATTACTTGGCCTTGAACCTATAATTGGAGCTTTTTTTGGTGGACTTTTATTAGGAATAATTGTAAAAGAAAAAGAAAAGATAATAGAAAAACTATCTGCTTTTGGTTATGGATTTTTAATTCCTATATTTTTTATAGATGTTGGTTTAAAGTTTAATCTCCTTGAGTTGTTAAAATTAGATATTATTTATAATGCTTTTATTTTATCTATCTTGATGTTAGTTGTAAGATTTATGGCGTCTATTATTCTATATTTTTCAAAATTTTCTTTTAAAGAAATATTAATTATTCCTTTTGCTTTATCTATGCCTTTAACATTACTTGTTGCTGTTGCTACCTTAGGGTATGAAACTCATTTAATTAATCAAAAAGAAGCATCAAGTATCTTATTAACTGCTATAATTAGTGGTTTAATTTTTCCATGGATATTTAAAAATTTAGTAAAAAGATTAAATTTTATACAAAAATAA
- the ychF gene encoding redox-regulated ATPase YchF, whose translation MKLNIGIVGLPNVGKSTIFNALTETAKAGVANYPFCTIDPNVGIVDVPDERLQKLSEISNSEKIIPATIEFVDIAGLVKGASKGEGLGNQFLSNIRNVSAIAHVVRCFEDSDVVHVEGSVNPVRDAEIIETELILADLQTVEKRIEKVLKPAKSGNKEAKFELQALEKAKDILENIQPLRTNLDKFSEEEIEYMRKTIFPLTLKPIMYVANIGEEDLPEGEDNQYVKQIKEKAEKENAPVVVLSGKVEQELIEIPKEERKELLEAYGLKEPGLNKMIRTGYNLLDLITYFTTGEKETRAWTIKKGTKAPQAAGEIHSDFERGFIAAEVINYDELIKYGSMQKAKEAGAVRIEGKDYVVQDGDVMLFRFNV comes from the coding sequence ATGAAGTTAAATATAGGTATTGTAGGACTTCCTAATGTTGGAAAATCAACAATATTTAATGCATTAACAGAAACAGCAAAAGCAGGTGTAGCAAACTATCCATTTTGTACTATAGACCCTAATGTAGGAATAGTAGATGTTCCAGATGAAAGACTTCAAAAACTTTCAGAAATATCAAATTCTGAAAAAATAATACCAGCTACAATTGAGTTTGTAGATATAGCAGGACTTGTAAAAGGAGCATCTAAAGGAGAAGGACTTGGAAACCAATTTTTATCTAATATAAGAAATGTGTCAGCAATAGCTCATGTTGTAAGATGTTTTGAAGACAGTGATGTTGTTCATGTTGAAGGAAGTGTAAATCCAGTTAGAGATGCAGAAATAATAGAAACAGAATTAATACTTGCAGACCTTCAAACAGTAGAAAAAAGAATTGAAAAGGTTTTAAAACCTGCAAAATCAGGTAATAAAGAAGCAAAATTTGAATTACAAGCTTTAGAAAAAGCTAAAGATATACTTGAAAATATTCAACCTCTTAGAACAAACTTAGATAAATTTTCAGAAGAAGAAATAGAATATATGAGAAAAACAATATTCCCATTAACATTAAAACCAATAATGTATGTAGCAAATATTGGAGAGGAAGACCTTCCTGAAGGTGAAGATAATCAATATGTAAAACAGATAAAAGAAAAAGCAGAAAAAGAAAATGCTCCTGTTGTTGTTTTATCAGGAAAAGTAGAACAAGAGCTTATAGAAATACCAAAAGAAGAAAGAAAAGAGCTGTTAGAAGCTTATGGATTAAAAGAACCCGGTTTAAATAAAATGATAAGAACAGGATATAACTTATTAGATTTAATTACTTACTTTACAACTGGAGAAAAAGAAACACGAGCATGGACTATAAAAAAAGGAACAAAAGCACCACAAGCAGCAGGAGAAATACATTCAGATTTTGAAAGAGGTTTTATAGCTGCAGAAGTTATAAATTATGATGAGCTTATAAAATATGGTTCTATGCAAAAAGCAAAAGAGGCAGGAGCAGTAAGGATAGAAGGTAAAGACTACGTAGTTCAAGATGGAGATGTAATGCTATTTAGATTTAACGTTTAA
- a CDS encoding glycosyltransferase family protein, producing MKPRIAFIKTPDPRNFGEEIINALEKSLSAKGFETITLEPTPENIQEVVDKLFEFKPLFTFDLNLDGVIFAEDEKGTRKPLFDIVGNIHVSWFLEDPMLHYMKLKPVISSNQLLFLNVDVEHAQWLSQLGKNVALLPPGVNPSNIPPAMEKDFDIAFVGPVIDPVIYENTWKERLDEGLFTFAAELGRLIYRNPEMPIRFASGFLISQFNPQFQEVLTKFQQEKDEEFIALLAEIGGYAMNLRRWHILDSVDEFEVNILGEVRGETKENIVVYEDITSLKDITTFLARTKISLLSQPPFLPSSLGITTFYSIASQSLTMVEKKLAAESFFIENQEIVTYHPMDPIEIEGKIAYYLEDAPIEREEIAKNGKNKVFNTHTLYQRGEILGNILEDIIKQVSQEQENSGQEDN from the coding sequence ATGAAACCAAGAATTGCCTTTATAAAAACACCTGATCCAAGAAATTTTGGTGAAGAAATAATTAATGCATTAGAAAAATCTTTATCTGCAAAAGGATTTGAAACTATCACTTTAGAACCAACTCCTGAAAATATTCAAGAAGTTGTAGATAAGCTTTTTGAGTTTAAACCACTTTTTACTTTTGATCTTAATTTAGATGGAGTTATATTTGCAGAAGATGAAAAAGGAACTAGAAAACCTCTTTTTGATATAGTTGGGAATATCCATGTAAGCTGGTTTTTAGAAGATCCTATGCTTCATTATATGAAGTTAAAACCTGTAATATCTTCAAATCAACTTTTATTTTTAAATGTTGATGTAGAACATGCTCAATGGCTTTCTCAGCTTGGAAAAAATGTAGCCCTTTTACCACCGGGAGTTAATCCAAGCAATATCCCACCTGCTATGGAGAAAGATTTTGATATAGCTTTTGTTGGTCCAGTAATAGATCCAGTTATTTATGAAAATACTTGGAAAGAAAGATTAGATGAAGGGCTTTTTACCTTTGCTGCAGAACTTGGAAGGCTTATATATAGAAACCCTGAAATGCCAATAAGATTTGCATCTGGATTTTTAATATCTCAATTTAATCCACAATTTCAAGAAGTATTAACTAAATTTCAACAAGAAAAAGATGAAGAGTTTATAGCTTTACTTGCAGAAATTGGTGGATATGCAATGAACTTAAGAAGATGGCATATTCTTGATTCCGTAGATGAGTTTGAAGTAAATATTCTTGGAGAAGTAAGAGGAGAAACAAAAGAAAATATTGTTGTATATGAAGATATAACCTCTTTAAAAGATATTACAACTTTTTTAGCTAGAACTAAAATATCTTTATTAAGTCAACCTCCTTTCTTACCATCAAGCTTAGGAATTACAACTTTTTATAGTATAGCTTCTCAATCATTAACAATGGTAGAAAAAAAATTAGCAGCAGAATCATTCTTTATTGAAAATCAAGAAATTGTTACATATCATCCAATGGATCCTATAGAAATAGAAGGAAAAATTGCTTATTATTTAGAAGATGCTCCTATAGAAAGAGAAGAAATAGCTAAAAATGGGAAAAATAAAGTATTTAACACTCATACTTTATATCAAAGGGGAGAGATTTTAGGAAATATTCTTGAAGATATAATAAAACAGGTTTCACAAGAACAAGAAAATTCAGGACAAGAAGATAATTAA
- a CDS encoding protein-tyrosine phosphatase family protein: MIRWITENIGGSRAPEPEELCIWQKEGVNTVINLLKGSYGDFIAEKQKESGFEVIRIPFNMYDPIPEEDFLAVYEYIDQLLKQGKKVVAHCKYGKARSGTFLAGYLIYKGKDYNSAIDEVLKKGFLPQTENQLKFLQNLYRKLNGSKNS, translated from the coding sequence ATGATTAGATGGATAACAGAGAATATAGGCGGTAGTAGAGCACCAGAACCTGAAGAGCTTTGCATATGGCAAAAAGAAGGAGTAAATACTGTTATAAATTTACTTAAAGGTAGTTACGGAGATTTTATAGCAGAAAAACAGAAAGAATCTGGTTTTGAGGTTATAAGAATACCTTTTAATATGTATGATCCTATTCCAGAAGAAGATTTCTTAGCAGTTTATGAATATATAGATCAACTTTTAAAACAAGGGAAAAAAGTAGTAGCCCATTGTAAATATGGGAAAGCAAGAAGTGGTACATTTTTAGCAGGATATTTAATATATAAAGGAAAAGATTACAACTCAGCAATAGATGAAGTTTTAAAAAAAGGTTTCTTACCTCAAACTGAAAATCAGTTAAAATTTTTACAAAATCTATATAGGAAACTAAATGGATCCAAAAACTCTTAG
- the gltX gene encoding glutamate--tRNA ligase → MIRVRFAPSPTGYIHLGNVRTALFNYIFARHNNGKLVLRIEDTDKERSKKEYEEALIDDLKWLGITWDEGPDVGGDYGPYRQSERTEIYNKYLQKLKQSGHVYKCYCTPEELEEERKKALAEGRPPRYSGKCRNLREEERKKLEEEGKSYVWRFRVPDGEVIAFEDLIKGTVEINVNEFGDFVIVRSDGSPVYNFVVVIDDALMKITHIIRGEDHLSNTPKQILIYRALGFEEPKFAHLPIILGEDKSKLSKRHGAVSLRAFRDDGYVSEAMFNGLALLGWHPKRDSEVITPDEIIKEFDIKDVHNAPAVFDRAKLKWLNGVYIREILDLEDLTKRAIPFFENFGYKADFEYYKKVMEAIRDSIETLMEIGERAKPFFIDDFEYDEDAKKFLEDESGYKVVQTFYEKIKDKDKITKEDFKKITKEIQKELKVKGKGLFMPIRVALTGKTSGVDVATLVEVIGIEKVKHRLERALEYFG, encoded by the coding sequence TTGATAAGAGTCAGATTTGCACCAAGCCCAACAGGATATATCCATCTTGGAAATGTAAGAACAGCTTTGTTTAACTATATATTTGCAAGACACAATAATGGAAAATTAGTACTTAGGATAGAAGATACAGACAAAGAAAGATCAAAAAAAGAGTATGAAGAAGCATTGATAGATGATTTAAAATGGCTAGGAATTACTTGGGATGAAGGACCAGATGTCGGTGGAGATTATGGCCCATATAGACAATCAGAAAGAACAGAAATTTATAATAAATATCTTCAAAAATTAAAACAATCTGGACATGTTTATAAATGCTATTGCACACCTGAAGAGTTAGAAGAAGAAAGAAAGAAAGCACTTGCAGAAGGAAGACCACCAAGATATAGTGGTAAATGCAGAAACTTAAGAGAAGAAGAGAGAAAAAAATTAGAAGAAGAAGGTAAAAGCTATGTCTGGAGATTTAGAGTTCCTGATGGAGAAGTAATTGCTTTTGAAGACCTAATAAAAGGAACAGTAGAAATAAATGTAAATGAGTTTGGAGATTTTGTAATTGTTCGTTCAGATGGCTCGCCTGTTTATAACTTTGTTGTAGTTATTGATGATGCATTAATGAAGATAACCCATATAATTAGAGGAGAAGACCATCTATCAAATACACCAAAACAGATTTTAATATATAGAGCTCTTGGTTTTGAAGAACCAAAATTTGCTCATCTTCCAATAATTCTTGGAGAAGATAAAAGTAAATTATCAAAAAGACATGGCGCAGTTTCATTAAGAGCATTTAGAGATGATGGATATGTTTCGGAAGCAATGTTTAATGGACTTGCTCTCTTAGGATGGCATCCCAAAAGAGATTCTGAAGTAATAACACCTGATGAAATCATAAAAGAATTTGATATAAAAGATGTTCATAATGCACCTGCAGTATTTGACAGAGCAAAACTAAAATGGCTAAATGGAGTTTATATTAGAGAAATTTTAGATTTAGAAGATTTAACAAAAAGAGCTATACCTTTCTTTGAAAACTTCGGATATAAAGCAGATTTTGAGTATTATAAAAAAGTAATGGAAGCAATAAGAGATAGTATTGAAACTTTAATGGAGATAGGAGAAAGAGCAAAACCATTTTTTATAGATGATTTTGAATATGATGAAGATGCTAAAAAGTTTTTAGAAGATGAATCAGGATATAAAGTAGTACAAACTTTTTATGAAAAAATAAAAGACAAAGATAAAATTACTAAAGAAGATTTTAAAAAGATAACAAAAGAGATACAAAAAGAGTTGAAAGTAAAAGGGAAAGGACTTTTTATGCCAATTAGAGTTGCTCTAACAGGAAAAACCTCAGGAGTAGATGTAGCTACCTTAGTAGAAGTAATTGGAATAGAAAAAGTAAAACATAGATTAGAAAGAGCCTTAGAATATTTTGGATAA
- a CDS encoding NAD-binding protein: MEEKEKIIIFGLGYFSRKLIEVLYPEWPIIGIDIKEEKIKNLKEKYPEAKFIVGDASSVLVWKSINFENVKHIVINIKDSDVSLEACRLAREVFNIEIPITIFLYDEEKEELFQDFKNINLFKPSQIIVNSILALIKRNYKIATNIGLGKGEIVEVEVSGKSHFTDRKLKHIKPSKWRVAAIYRNGELIIPTGDEKIQVGDKVVIIGDPKVLENVVNILKKGIPEFPLQFGSIVATVYADRFRKNIEELWYLYSNTRIKKIYLYPFKNFEISDKDKIFIYQKFGNAEIKNNISSLKKLIKIDNDLDIAFHVIPYNNLSFFEKFSIKYIFENAKKPFFISKGEFPYKEIKVLLNSPNPAVVLDIAIDIARMLKVDINSFYVATPKALRSEEEEQKLIEINNIILDFENIHKKKLNLKILEGNPVKKSLEYLNSSEDNNLLVMSYKKQHISIFNPSPQYLIAKKCKCSAFIIPAEEKNE; the protein is encoded by the coding sequence ATGGAAGAAAAAGAAAAAATAATAATTTTTGGATTAGGATATTTCAGCAGAAAATTAATAGAAGTACTTTATCCTGAATGGCCTATTATAGGCATTGATATTAAAGAAGAAAAAATAAAAAATTTAAAAGAAAAATATCCAGAAGCAAAATTTATAGTTGGTGATGCAAGTAGCGTTCTTGTTTGGAAAAGTATAAACTTTGAAAATGTAAAACATATAGTTATTAATATTAAAGATTCAGACGTTTCTTTAGAAGCATGTAGATTGGCAAGGGAAGTTTTCAATATTGAAATTCCTATTACTATCTTTTTATATGATGAAGAGAAAGAAGAACTTTTTCAAGATTTTAAAAATATAAATCTATTCAAGCCTTCTCAAATAATAGTTAATTCAATTTTGGCTTTAATAAAAAGAAATTACAAAATAGCTACAAATATAGGTCTTGGAAAAGGTGAAATAGTAGAAGTTGAGGTATCAGGTAAGTCTCATTTTACAGATAGAAAATTAAAACATATAAAGCCTTCAAAATGGAGAGTTGCTGCCATTTATAGAAACGGTGAATTAATTATTCCAACTGGAGATGAAAAAATACAAGTTGGAGATAAAGTTGTTATTATCGGAGATCCAAAAGTACTTGAAAATGTAGTTAATATACTTAAAAAAGGAATTCCTGAGTTTCCTTTACAATTTGGCTCTATTGTAGCTACAGTATATGCAGATAGATTTAGAAAAAATATTGAAGAATTATGGTATTTATATTCTAATACAAGGATAAAAAAAATATATCTTTATCCTTTTAAGAATTTTGAAATCTCTGATAAAGATAAAATTTTTATTTATCAAAAATTTGGAAATGCAGAAATAAAAAATAATATATCAAGTTTGAAAAAGTTAATAAAAATAGATAATGACTTGGATATTGCATTTCATGTTATTCCTTATAATAATTTATCCTTTTTTGAAAAATTCAGTATAAAATACATTTTTGAGAATGCTAAAAAGCCATTTTTTATATCAAAAGGTGAATTTCCTTATAAAGAAATAAAAGTATTATTAAATAGTCCAAATCCTGCAGTTGTTTTAGATATTGCCATAGATATAGCAAGGATGTTAAAAGTTGATATTAATTCTTTTTATGTTGCAACGCCAAAAGCTTTAAGATCTGAAGAGGAAGAACAGAAACTAATAGAAATTAATAATATAATTTTAGATTTTGAAAATATTCATAAAAAAAAGCTAAACCTTAAAATCCTTGAAGGAAATCCAGTGAAAAAAAGTTTAGAGTACTTAAATTCTTCTGAAGATAATAATTTACTTGTTATGTCATATAAAAAACAACACATTTCTATTTTTAATCCAAGTCCTCAATATTTAATAGCTAAAAAATGCAAATGTTCTGCATTTATAATTCCTGCTGAGGAAAAAAATGAATAA
- a CDS encoding 3'-5' exonuclease, whose product MYNLTVNEATFVIVDLETTGFSPKENSVIEVAGIKYQGGMIIGKFSQLVKPKEEFLFSHITELTGITNSMVIDKPYFEDIYPEFYKFIKDSILVGHNIKFDYSFLNETHKFLYKKDLKLPSICTDNLARRIFPELRKKSLEYLANYLGINFYQKHRAMSDAEATLKAFQVMLNFLQDYNINKVIDIIRLSQGKQINKKNKTKRYV is encoded by the coding sequence ATGTACAATTTAACAGTTAATGAAGCTACTTTCGTAATAGTTGATCTTGAGACTACAGGATTTTCACCAAAAGAAAATTCTGTAATTGAAGTTGCAGGAATAAAATATCAAGGTGGAATGATAATAGGCAAATTTTCTCAATTGGTAAAACCTAAAGAAGAGTTTTTATTTTCTCATATTACAGAGCTTACAGGTATTACAAATAGTATGGTAATAGATAAACCTTATTTTGAGGATATTTATCCTGAGTTTTATAAATTTATAAAAGATAGTATTTTAGTAGGACATAATATTAAGTTTGATTACTCATTTTTAAATGAAACTCATAAATTTTTATATAAAAAAGATTTAAAACTACCTTCTATATGTACAGATAATCTTGCAAGAAGAATTTTTCCAGAATTAAGGAAAAAATCCTTAGAATATTTAGCTAATTATTTAGGAATAAATTTTTACCAAAAGCATAGAGCAATGTCAGATGCAGAAGCCACATTAAAAGCTTTCCAAGTAATGCTTAACTTCCTACAAGATTATAATATTAATAAAGTTATAGATATTATTAGGCTATCTCAAGGAAAGCAAATAAACAAAAAAAATAAAACAAAAAGATATGTTTAA
- the ccsB gene encoding c-type cytochrome biogenesis protein CcsB, with amino-acid sequence MEQVLTYKEKSSLTAGLTFTIFSILFILGLTAVSILSGKIHNVLLFQISGIIYLAAAIFYIVAVFFKGEKLSKIATLTAFTAWAIQSAGLFVRGIEAYNLGVFHPPWTNLYESLMFFPWLATTLYLYIEREYKVKAIGAFFFPIVAFLIIWAHQFNTEISPLVPALRSYWLYIHVLASFAGYAGFTIAFGASVAFLIRNNFDKDIKVDIKHIAGFVFSLALLIPFGYWTLTGAKDLKTMIMGIIFVLLLLTFIYFATYVLKPIGKFLPKKSLLSEIALKAVAISFPIWTASIILGGAWANEAWGSYWSWDPKENWALIVWLFFAAYIHGRTIGKWKDTTASWIVVAGFIMLLICYFGVNLYFPGLHSYATE; translated from the coding sequence ATGGAACAGGTATTAACATATAAAGAAAAGTCTTCTCTAACTGCTGGCCTAACATTTACTATTTTTTCTATTTTATTTATTTTAGGTTTAACGGCAGTATCTATATTATCAGGTAAGATTCATAATGTATTACTTTTTCAGATAAGCGGGATTATATATCTTGCTGCTGCAATTTTTTATATAGTTGCAGTATTTTTTAAAGGAGAAAAATTATCAAAAATAGCAACTTTAACAGCTTTCACTGCTTGGGCTATCCAGTCTGCTGGCCTTTTTGTAAGAGGAATAGAAGCATATAATCTTGGAGTATTCCATCCACCTTGGACAAATCTTTATGAATCTTTAATGTTCTTTCCTTGGCTTGCTACTACCTTATATCTGTATATTGAAAGGGAATATAAAGTAAAAGCAATAGGAGCTTTTTTCTTTCCAATAGTTGCATTTTTAATAATATGGGCACATCAGTTTAATACTGAAATTTCACCATTAGTACCAGCCCTTAGAAGTTATTGGCTTTATATACATGTTCTTGCATCATTTGCAGGTTATGCAGGATTTACAATAGCATTTGGAGCATCAGTTGCATTTTTAATAAGAAATAATTTTGATAAAGATATTAAAGTAGATATTAAACATATTGCAGGTTTTGTTTTTTCTTTAGCCTTATTAATTCCTTTTGGCTACTGGACATTAACAGGTGCAAAAGATTTAAAAACAATGATAATGGGAATAATATTTGTTTTACTTCTTTTAACATTTATTTACTTTGCTACTTATGTTTTAAAACCTATTGGTAAATTCTTACCTAAGAAAAGCCTATTATCAGAAATAGCATTAAAAGCAGTTGCTATATCTTTTCCAATATGGACTGCATCAATAATACTTGGTGGAGCTTGGGCAAATGAAGCTTGGGGAAGTTATTGGAGCTGGGATCCAAAAGAAAACTGGGCTTTAATTGTATGGCTTTTCTTTGCTGCATACATTCATGGTAGAACAATTGGTAAATGGAAAGATACTACAGCAAGCTGGATAGTAGTTGCTGGTTTTATAATGCTTTTAATCTGCTATTTTGGAGTTAATCTATATTTCCCAGGACTTCATAGTTATGCAACAGAATAA
- a CDS encoding NifU family protein gives MAENTVKIDREKVEEVLEKIRPALRFDGGDVELVDIGEDGTVYVRLMGACSGCAMSLMTLKGGIEMKLKEAIPEVKEVVAVNLEQPMF, from the coding sequence ATGGCAGAAAATACTGTAAAAATAGATAGAGAGAAAGTTGAAGAAGTTTTAGAAAAAATAAGACCTGCTTTAAGATTTGATGGTGGTGATGTTGAGCTTGTAGATATTGGAGAAGATGGCACTGTTTATGTTAGATTAATGGGTGCTTGTTCTGGATGTGCTATGTCTTTAATGACTTTAAAAGGTGGAATTGAGATGAAATTAAAAGAGGCTATTCCTGAAGTTAAAGAAGTTGTAGCTGTTAATTTAGAACAACCAATGTTTTAA